TTCATTCTCAGGCGCTCAATCGCGATAAGTTTATCGTGCTTATCGAGAAATTTGGCCTCTGCGGGAGAGTCGGGCATGTATGAGAACAGAACGGTGGAGAAGCAGACGGTGATGATTCCAAAGGCAACAAAGATGGTCTATCATATGAGTAAACCGTCATGCAACAGAAAGGGCTGCTCTTGAACTTACCTGGTATGGTTTTAGTCCAAACGGTAACTGCGCAAGCCACCAAGTGGCCAAACTCCCAAACTAAACCCGTCAGTTCAATCCAATCCCATCATGTAGCTCTCAACTTACGACACCAGTAAATCCATTCATAGCATACCAATACGACATTCTAAGCGGCTgctccctcctcctccaaaaCATCTGCGTAATAGCCACGAAACTTGGTGCAATACTAGCCTCAAAAGCACCTAGCCAGAAACGTGCAAAGAGCAGACTGTGGAAGGTATGCGCCGCAGCCATAAATGTTAGGGTCAAACCCCAGAGTGTCACCATGCAGCTTGTGAATTTCCCAATGGGGAGTTTGACGAGAAGCCATGCTAGTGGGAATTGCGCGATGAGTTGGGCGACGTAGACTATTGAGCTTAGCCATGAGAATTGGTTGCCTTTGAGGTTCGTGTCTTCGATGAGGCCGAAGATGGATGCATATGCGATAGTTGCTTTGTCAAGACCTGCAGGGATCAATATTATTTTTGAATGGGTGATGTGAGATTTTACCTTGGAGGAAATAAACTGCTAGCATGAGAGGCAAAACAACCATATCAATCCGCCTCAACACGCGCGCATCATCTTCAGGCGTAACTTTAATCCTCCTCTCTGGCGAAACCCCAAGTCTCCTCATCAAATCCGCCGCAGCACCGCTTGCTCCATCAGGATGGCTTCTCCCACGCGCTTCTTCTCCGTCTACGAGATCCATGAGAGGGTGTTGGTCGTGAGATGACGCGCCCGGGTCGGGCGATGTGGAGCCCAGGCCTCGCGCTGGCATTTTGATGGAGCCAGGATCAATTGAGGTAATTGACTGAGAGAGGGAGGGGTTTGAGAGAGAGGATAGGTTTatgttgagattgagttcTTGGGGTGCAAGGGATGGTTAAGGGATGATGACTGCTGATCTTGGCCAATCATGGATGATTGAGCTGGGGATTTGACACGGGTTAGATAAgcatgtatgtatgtatgtatgtatgtatgtatgtgtATTTTTCGTCTGGGTGGCTGTAACGAAGCCAAATCTCCTACTGGAGCAAAagacgtgctgagctagcTAGGTACAGGATACCCCGCTTCCTTCACCATCCAGCATACCAATGGCACAAAAGGTGCTGTATTTCTCAAGCCCGTCACCCGTCAGCGGGTTCGAGGGCAATCTATTGTCGAACTTTTTCCACCGACCAGAATTCTCTCGCGCATCACTACATCTGCTGACGCAGTCCACAATCTCCAGTAACCAAGTTGTAGCTCGTAGTCGACTGTCGCGGCGGCAGGGAAAAACCTCGGGAAGGGATCAGAGGCCGACGGTGCGGCTTGCCTTTAAAGGAGAAAAACCCATCGCAATCGGCGTCGTTGATCGGAAGGATGTCGCTACGAATGCCCGGGGCATCGCCCTCCGATATCTAAGGCGTTCTGGTTCTGAGGTGCCGCCATTAGATCCGACAAAGGTGTTGTCAGAGAAGGCGAACTCTCCAAAATTCCTTCTCTGAAAACTGCTGTTAGGGAGCCGATAGCGTCCCCGCAGTTTTTGTGTGGTCGCGTGGCCTGCAGAAAATCCCGCTCCTAGCACCGCACTAACAGTGCGTGCCAAGAAAGAATTTTTACAGGAGAGAGTTGAGGGTTAGATAAGCAGACTGAAGCGCGATAAGATCTAGGGTAGCTGAACTTGAGAAGTTCATGATTGTAGGGATTGAAGCAACGCAGCATAAATGTCGTGTGAAGTCAATTgaaattaataaaaattGAGCTCACGGCTTCCtgtaataattataattgAATCCGTTGGGTGGAGTCTATGATATGTCGTGGCGCACTTTGATCTCAAGAGCTAGGCCATTGTCTTCACTATGACTTTGACCTCCGACTAATGTTTACTGCTCACAGCTTACCGTTGAGTTCGGACCAGTTCATCCACGCGACACAACATTGCCATATTATTAGGAGCCATCTGCAACAAACTTGATATTCTCGATGCTGTGAGACACGAATCTCGTGAATGATGCACACAATGATATTATAGCATCATAGCAACGATTACCTGCATCGACATACGTGGATCACGATGCTACGTCATCCGCCACCCCCACCTACAAGTTTCATAAAACAAACCAGGTTTCCTAGCTCATCAACCCATCAAGCCACATCTTCAATAAACCCCATCTTTTCCCAAAATCACTTTTTTATACTTCCCCTTATGAACGAAGCACTAGGATCAATCTTCTCCGGCGCAATACCAAGCCAATTCATGGGCGGCCAAAACAAGCCCGCCGACGGCGCGGGCCCCTCCGAGAGCAAATCCAACACCAAAGAGCGCATCGCCAAGGAAATCCACTCCCGCGtcgaagaagcaaaaggccTACAAGAAAAATCCCTCGAACTGCACGAAAAAGCCGATAAGGAAGAAGATCCCGAAGAAGCGGAGAACATACGGCATGAAGCACGAGAAATCGATAAAAAGGCTGCCAAGCTCATGAAGATCGCGGAAAGGCTGGAGAAAGGATGGATACAGGGCGGTGCTATGGGAACGGGGATAGGCGCGGGTGTAGCTAGTGGGCTGGGGCTCGGGGTAGGGGCGCTGTTGACGGGAGTTGTGGCGATTCCGACGGCGGGTTTGGGATTGCTTATTGGGGCGGGGACGGGGCTTGCGCATGGGTCTTGGGTGAAGTTTACGGATGCGTTTACGaaggatgaggctgatgagattgttAATGAGGCGACGGAGGAGGCGGAGAAGATTGCAAAGGGTTGAGGGAGATGTCTGAGATGAGCATGAACTGGGTTATGGAGGATTATCGTAAAGGAGAGGAAAGGTTTTACGACGCGTTAGGTTATTCAGATTGCATTTGGGTTTGCATTTGGTTACAAGGTGTACTGCTAGCCATCAATTTCATTCTTTCGTTGGTCCATCATTACGTCTCTCTGTCATGCCAGCCACTCATAGTAGCAGCATCGGCATCAGCCCTATCAGTGTTACCAAACAGCATGTCAAATGTCACATAAACCTATGCAACAATGCAAAGTCCCGCCTCTAAAGCATCTCCTGCGTGCTGATCATCTGCTCTCCCCTCGGACAAATCCCGTTCCAGTCCAGACAGTCGGGCCCATGAATCCGCATCAGCGGAATCACCACCGCCAAGGCCCTTTATACAATTCCATCCTAGCGCAAGCACCCAAAACTCACATGAGTGGACACCTAAAAAAACCCAACCCATCATCAGCCCATCCTCCTGTGGGGGCTTTAACCCACTGACCAATCTCTGACACGATCAGATAAGATCTCAACGGTCTGATAATCAGCACCCTAGCAGTTTTTCATCTCGCCAACCGCGGAGAGTCCTCAAAATGGTCTAACTTGAAGTTAAAAGCCGTCTTTACGTACTTAGTCGCTTGGCAGCGGTAATGGGATTTGTCAGGCATGCTTAAAAGCAAGGTTAAACGAAGAAGGGGTCCACGCCAAGACTAGCTATCAATCAGCTCTCTTTACTGTTAGGAGAAAGGATCATCGTGATGCGTGAGTGAATTAGGAAATAAGTGCCGTATGACTGAGGGGATTGTTTGACACATAAGATGCGGCCTTCCCAAGATTTTGAGGGAAATTAACCTGGCCATCTTTATCACTGACTCTGATTGCCGTAAGTCAGTAATAATGGCAGATAATTCGGAGCGAAAGAGTCAagaggtggtggaggaggagatctCAAGGCCTGGTTCCACGAATGAGGCTTTTAGGAAGCTATGGACGAAACGAACCCTTGGTTTTGCCATCGGATGGTAAGTTTATTGTGGCTTGATTGGAGTCTGGTGAAGCTAATGTTGGGCAGTATTCTTGTcatgttcttcttcatgaACCTGACCGTCTATACAGGCAATGTCTACGAGCCGTATGCGACAAGTCACTTCAAGGCACATTCTCTCCTTGCGACTGGTGCCATCGTCAACGGTCTCGTGCGCATCGTGTCGTATCCACTGCTCGCTAAGCTCGCCAATGTAGGATTCCAACAAAAGTGGTGATTTGGACCATCGCTAATCGAGTCTGCAGTATTTTGGACGTCCCCAGAGctttgctggtgctgctatCTGCATGGCCATCGGCAACGCCATGTACGCAGGCTGTTCAAACGTCGACACCTTCTTAGTACGCACCCCTCACCCCATTTACCTTATCAATCTAACAAAAGTCAGGCAGGTGGAATCTTTGACGTCTTCGGCGATACATGGTGGAACATCATCCAGCAGATCTTCGTCGCTGACATAACAACCCTCGTCAACCGTGGTATAATCTTCACCCTTCCCGAATCCCTCTCCGCGATCCCCACCCTCTACGGCGGAACTTATCTCGGCGAACACATGCTCCTGCACTCAAGCTGGAGATGGGGTTATGGTATGTGGGCTATCATTCTACCCGTCACTGCTATTCCGACGATTGGTATCATGATCTGGATGAATCGCCGGGCTAAGCGCATTGGTCTGATCACGGAGAAGATCTCGTTCATGCATGGTGCTGAGCCTGGTGTTGTTGGGAAAATAAAGCATGTTGCTACGCAGCTTGATCTTATTGGTGCACTTCTCCTCATTGGTGGTTTGGCTATGACGCTGTTGCCGATGACAATTGCGGGAAGGAATAATACCGATCGATGGAGTAGGCCTTCGTCTATCgttctcatcatcgttggTGTTTTGACCTTCATTGCTTTCCTGGTTTGGGACGGAAAGTTCGCGTCGAACCCGATTATTCCTTACCGAACGATCCGCGAGCGCAACGTCATTGTCGCATGCGCATCATGTATCGTCATCGCCATGGCTGATAGTATCTACCGACCTTTCCTTTCGAGCTTCCTCCAAGTTGCGGGTCATTACTCTCCTGGAGCTGCAACGCGGGTCGATAACGCTCAGCGCGTGGCGTACAACATTGGTGCACTCGTCGCTGGTCTTTCACTCAAGTTCGCCAAAAACACAAAGCCCTTCATCATGCTTGGAGTTGTCCTGATCATCCTCGCCTGTGGTCTTCCAATCTACCTTACCAACATTTCCGGCACCCACATCGCCAGCGAAGCTGCATTCATCACCTCCAAGTCTCTTCTCGGAGTTGGCCGTGGTTTCACCCAGGTCCCACTTCAAGTTTCACTCCAGGCCGTCCTTGAAAACGAGCAAGTCGGCATTGCAACAGCCGTCTTCCTCTCATCGCTCGGCTTTGGCTCCAACCTTGGCGTAACCATCAGCGGCGCCATCTGGAACTCTGTCCTCCCCCGAAAGCTCAAAGCCTACTTCGGAGAGGAGGAAGGCGGCAAGATCTTTGGTTCTATCGTGGTTGCGCGTGCATACGAAGCTGGAACTGCTGATAGAAATGCCGTTGATGAATGCTACCGCCAGACTCAGCAGACCCTGGCCATTGGATCAGTCTGTGTATCAGGACTTCTCCTGGTGATGGTTTATCTTGTTCGCAATGTTAAGCTTGgagctgaggatgagaagagagcgGCACAGGCTGACAAGGAGCTTGCTTGGGCTATCAAGCATAAAGAGGCTCAAGAGGATGCCCCCGTTGAACTCGAGAGTGGAAGGCGTTAAAGTAACCCACCACTAAGTTTGGCGTCTGACTGGGCGACTAGAACCAGCATGAACTCAGGTGAGTGCAAAAGTGATTAGAAGAAGTCCATATTGGACTACTGtagtatatataaggctTATCAGTTAAAAGAAGGGAAAGTTCGTATTTATCTGTATATGATACAATTTCTATCCCTATGCGTGCTCATCCAACATACTAAGTTTCATACCGAATAACCAACAAAAACGCCAAGATGCAATCCCCATACCCATGTACTCCTACTGCTTCCCAGCCGAGATCATCGAATCATGACTCAAGATCCCCACAAGCGTGTCCCTCTTAATACACTTCTCAAATGAAAAGCTACTCGCTAGCTCTTCCAACTCCTCCTTGCTCTTATCCCTAAACAACTCCGCCAACTCCCATCCCACATACTCACTCATCAAACACTCTCTAATAACCCGCTCAAACTGTCGTTCGAAAGTCCAGATCTTGGGATATTTCGTATCTCTGTACTTCTCCAGCACTTCTTCCTTCAAGCCTTGGATGAATGGTTCGTAGAGGTGCTTGACGCCGTCTTTGTTGACGACGCCCCAGAAATCAAGACCGAGACGCTGTTTCTTGGCGATGAAGGGCGCGATGAGGCGCATATAAGGGGACTCGGGATCGACGTATACCATGCCTTGGTAGCCGACATCTTTATACAACCAGATAGACCAGTTGACATCTGTTTCTCTGTAAATAGCCAACTGCTCTTGTAGCAAATTAAAGCGCTTGGCGTTGGTCTTGATGGCGTCGTCACCCTCCTTATGCTCATTCTGATAAACAGGGCCAAACTCTCCATTCCAAATCGGCACGTTCTTCTCCCTCATGAACTGCACCTTGCGCTCAaagctcttcctcagcttAGTGTTTTGTT
The window above is part of the Fusarium oxysporum f. sp. lycopersici 4287 chromosome 8, whole genome shotgun sequence genome. Proteins encoded here:
- a CDS encoding hypothetical protein (At least one base has a quality score < 10), producing the protein MPARGLGSTSPDPGASSHDQHPLMDLVDGEEARGRSHPDGASGAAADLMRRLGVSPERRIKVTPEDDARVLRRIDMVVLPLMLAVYFLQGLDKATIAYASIFGLIEDTNLKGNQFSWLSSIVYVAQLIAQFPLAWLLVKLPIGKFTSCMVTLWGLTLTFMAAAHTFHSLLFARFWLGAFEASIAPSFVAITQMFWRRREQPLRMSYWYAMNGFTGVFGSLATWWLAQLPFGLKPYQTIFVAFGIITVCFSTVLFSYMPDSPAEAKFLDKHDKLIAIERLRMNQTGVMSRQWRWDHFWETMRDLKTWLWFSLIFSISVPSGGVGSFGPLLIKSFGFDSFQAILFNAPFGVVQFISTVGGSYVATKYHKKGPVIAFLALFPIVGCMIMLSTPHTPDGRNTLLGGYYMISVFPGIIPLIYSWSSSNTAGDTKGKCNSSVLFIGQSLGNIIGPLLYKPSEAPEYHRGLYWNLLLYIAIVGLVVVTTMYLTYLNRDHSRRRVMAGKDAVIVDYSLYSPEEADSLRRSKATEGQHIENARDATVGDHAFDDMTDLVNDEFVFVF